The proteins below come from a single Epinephelus moara isolate mb chromosome 19, YSFRI_EMoa_1.0, whole genome shotgun sequence genomic window:
- the prkn gene encoding E3 ubiquitin-protein ligase parkin, producing MREPGGRGIYGFNGCGHSTFFVYCKSCRSIQPGKLRVCCRSCRQTTLTLSRGPSCWEDVLLRGRIHGVCQSESCHGNEAEFYMKCASHPTSEDDVSVALDLIMTNSRDVPCIACTDVMDVVLVFQCSERHVICLDCFRRYCQTRLNERQFVHHPVIGYSLPCAAGCVNSLIKELHHFRILGEDQYGRYLQYGAEECLLMIGGLMCPSPGCGAGLLPPDGGRRVECDRQLGCGFIFCRDCREGYHEGVCPAEQATPIDEASQVFVVEEEASQRGRWDQASMLLLQESTKRCPQCSVPVERNGGCMHMQCLLCRAEWCWLCGVTWNTDCMGNHWFG from the exons GTGGGCGTGGCATCTATGGATTCAATGGGTGTGGTCACAGTACGTTCTTCGTGTACTGTAAAAGTTGTCGATCGATCCAACcaggaaaactcagagtttgttgccgaagctgcagacagacaacgCTGACGCTCAGCAGG GGTCCGTCTTGTTGGGAAGACGTCCTCCTCCGAGGTCGTATCCACGGCGTGTGTCAATCAGAGAGTTGTCACGGCAACGAAGCG gagttCTACATGAAGTGTGCGTCCCATCCGACATCAGAGGACGATGTCTCCGTGGCGCTCGACCTCATCATGACCAACAGCAGAGACGTCCCGTGTATTGCCTGCACCGATgtcat GGACGTGGTCCTGGTCTTCCAGTGTTCAGAGCGTCATGTGATCTGTCTCGACTGTTTCCGTCGTTACTGTCAGACCCGACTCAACGAGCGCCAGTTTGTTCACCATCCTGTGATTGGCTACTCGCTGCCGTGTGCCG CCGGCTGCGTCAACTCTCTCATCAAAGAGTTACATCACTTCAGGATTCTGGGAGAGGATCAG tATGGGCGGTACCTGCAGTACGGCGCGGAGGAGTGCCTGCTGATGATTGGAGGACTGATGTGTCCGTCACCCGGCTGTGGGGCGGGGCTTCTTCCACCTGATGGCGGCAGGAGGGTGGAGTGTGACCGACAGCTCGGCTGTGGTTTCATCTTCTGCAGAGACTGCAGGGAGGGCTACCATGAGGGTGTGTGTCCCGCGGAACAGGCCACGCCCATAGACGAAGCCTCTCAG gtttttgtggtggaggaggaggcctCTCAGAGGGGGAGGTGGGATCAAGCCTCCATGCTCCTCCTGCAGGAGTCGACCAAACGCTGCCCTCAATGTTCAGTTCCTGTGGAGAGAAATG GCGGCTGTATGCACATGCAGTGTCTTCTGTGCAGAGCTGAGTGGTGTTGGCTCTGTGGAGTCACCTGgaacacagactgtatgggaAACCACTGGTTTGGATAG